The following proteins come from a genomic window of Vallitaleaceae bacterium 9-2:
- a CDS encoding ABC-F family ATP-binding cassette domain-containing protein → MSILTVEHVNHDFGGRTILEDASFRLLKGEHVGLVGANGEGKSTFLNIITGKLMPDSGKIEWCNRITTGYLDQHTVLEKGQSIRDVLRSAFAYMYGLEEEMLKLYEKMGEVDEKELQSIMDDVSDIQHTLEHHGFYMIDAKVEEIANGLGLGDIGLDKDVSELSGGQRTKVLLAKLLLESPMILILDEPTNYLDYEHILWLKKFLVEYENAFILVSHDTTFLNEVVNVIYHIEASVLTRYKGDYDNFVRMNDLKKRQQEQAYEKQQKEIDKLETFIAKNKARVATTNMAKSRQKQLDKMELVEKVQEKVKPNFKFNEARASARFVVETEDLVIGYDEPLTKPLNLVLERGQKVALKGVNGLGKSTLLKTLLGIIEPVSGKVHLGDYLEPGYFEQESSKDNKNTAIEEIWGQYPAMTNREVRAALARAGLTNEHITSLMMVLSGGEAAKVRLTKIMLREVNWLVLDEPTNHLDIDAKEELQRALKEFKGTILLVSHDPEFYEPFITHEWSAEDWTLKIV, encoded by the coding sequence ATGAGTATATTAACGGTAGAACATGTTAATCATGATTTTGGTGGAAGAACAATTCTTGAAGATGCCTCTTTTCGTTTGTTAAAAGGCGAACATGTTGGTCTTGTCGGGGCTAATGGAGAAGGGAAATCCACATTTTTAAATATTATCACAGGCAAATTAATGCCGGATTCAGGTAAAATTGAATGGTGTAACCGAATAACCACAGGATACCTTGATCAACATACGGTGTTAGAAAAAGGACAGTCGATTCGAGATGTCTTACGAAGTGCGTTTGCGTACATGTATGGACTTGAAGAAGAGATGTTAAAATTATATGAAAAAATGGGTGAAGTTGATGAAAAAGAGCTTCAATCCATTATGGATGACGTCAGCGATATACAGCATACCTTAGAGCATCATGGATTCTATATGATTGATGCTAAAGTTGAAGAGATTGCTAATGGACTAGGCTTAGGCGATATTGGTCTTGACAAAGACGTATCTGAACTGAGTGGAGGACAAAGAACGAAAGTTCTATTGGCTAAACTTCTTCTTGAAAGTCCGATGATTCTTATCCTTGATGAGCCGACGAACTATCTTGATTATGAACATATCCTTTGGCTAAAAAAATTCCTTGTTGAATATGAAAATGCATTTATTCTAGTTTCCCATGATACGACCTTCTTAAATGAAGTCGTTAATGTTATCTATCATATTGAAGCCTCCGTGCTTACACGTTATAAAGGGGATTATGATAATTTTGTACGTATGAATGATCTGAAAAAACGTCAGCAAGAGCAAGCTTATGAAAAACAACAAAAAGAAATCGATAAACTTGAGACGTTTATTGCCAAGAATAAGGCGCGGGTTGCGACAACCAATATGGCAAAGAGTCGCCAGAAACAATTAGATAAGATGGAATTGGTTGAAAAAGTACAAGAAAAGGTCAAACCAAACTTTAAGTTTAATGAGGCTAGAGCTTCGGCAAGATTTGTTGTGGAGACAGAAGATTTAGTGATTGGTTATGATGAGCCACTAACAAAACCCTTAAATCTTGTGCTTGAGCGCGGACAAAAAGTAGCTCTTAAAGGGGTGAATGGCTTAGGAAAGTCAACCTTGTTAAAAACACTCTTAGGAATTATTGAACCGGTTAGTGGGAAGGTCCACTTAGGGGATTATCTTGAACCGGGATACTTTGAGCAGGAAAGTTCAAAAGATAATAAAAATACAGCCATTGAAGAGATTTGGGGACAATACCCTGCGATGACCAATCGTGAAGTCCGTGCAGCACTTGCACGAGCAGGACTGACCAATGAGCATATTACCAGCTTAATGATGGTGTTAAGTGGAGGAGAAGCGGCAAAGGTAAGGTTGACAAAGATTATGCTTAGAGAGGTAAACTGGCTTGTGCTTGATGAGCCAACCAATCATTTGGATATTGATGCCAAAGAGGAACTTCAACGGGCGTTAAAAGAATTTAAAGGAACCATTCTTCTCGTAAGTCATGATCCGGAGTTTTATGAACCGTTTATTACACATGAGTGGTCAGCAGAAGACTGGACCCTTAAGATTGTATAG
- the tpx gene encoding thiol peroxidase, producing MKNKITMGGNPITLLGQEATVGMVAPDFTVLDSDLNPVTLSDVKGKTVIISVAPSIDTSICANQARRFNEEASALKDTAIYSISVDLPFALGRFCAAEGIDNIKVLSDHKALDFGMKYGFVIEEHRLLTRGIVIVNPTGTVEYVEYVSEVSTHPDYDKALEVAKKLAK from the coding sequence ATGAAAAATAAAATAACAATGGGTGGCAATCCCATTACATTACTTGGACAAGAGGCAACTGTTGGAATGGTTGCACCTGATTTTACTGTATTAGACTCAGACTTAAACCCCGTCACTCTATCTGACGTCAAAGGCAAAACCGTTATCATTAGCGTGGCTCCTTCAATAGATACATCGATATGTGCAAATCAAGCTCGCCGATTCAATGAAGAAGCTTCCGCATTAAAAGACACAGCCATCTATTCTATCAGCGTAGACTTACCATTTGCATTAGGACGTTTTTGTGCTGCAGAAGGTATTGACAATATTAAAGTGTTATCTGACCATAAAGCATTGGATTTTGGGATGAAATACGGCTTTGTCATCGAAGAACACCGTCTACTTACACGTGGTATTGTCATCGTTAACCCGACAGGGACTGTCGAATACGTTGAATATGTTAGTGAAGTTTCTACGCATCCAGACTATGACAAAGCACTTGAAGTTGCGAAAAAACTAGCGAAATAG
- the pyrB gene encoding aspartate carbamoyltransferase: MIKGKHLIEPTDLTLDELEVLFDLALKIEANPKNYLSELNGYLLASLFYEPSTRTRFSFEAAMLRLGGQVIGFSEPNSSSVSKGESVADTIRTVACYADIAVMRHPKEGAPKLASKRSPIPIINAGDGGHQHPTQTLTDLLTIRSLKGSIANKVIGFCGDLKFGRTVHSLVKAMARYDNITFVFISPPELAMPSHIKDSLKPHQIIEVDNLEDVIDQLDILYMTRIQRERFFNEEEYLRLKSYFVLTKDKLLTSKKDMIIMHPLPRVDEIHPSVDEDPRAVYFTQAGYGMYIRMALILKLLKGDHHA; the protein is encoded by the coding sequence ATGATTAAAGGAAAACACCTTATTGAACCTACGGATTTAACTCTTGATGAGCTGGAGGTCTTATTTGACCTTGCACTAAAAATAGAGGCTAATCCCAAGAACTACCTTAGTGAACTCAATGGCTATCTACTAGCCTCATTATTCTATGAACCTTCCACGCGAACACGCTTTAGCTTCGAAGCAGCCATGCTTCGTCTTGGCGGTCAAGTCATCGGTTTCTCCGAGCCTAATTCTTCGTCTGTATCCAAAGGTGAATCTGTTGCCGACACCATCCGTACTGTTGCTTGCTATGCGGATATTGCCGTCATGCGCCATCCTAAAGAGGGTGCCCCAAAACTTGCCTCAAAGCGTTCTCCTATTCCTATTATCAACGCTGGTGACGGTGGACATCAACACCCGACCCAAACGTTAACGGATTTACTTACCATTCGTTCCCTTAAAGGATCTATTGCAAATAAAGTTATCGGTTTTTGTGGCGATCTTAAGTTTGGGCGTACTGTCCATTCTCTCGTAAAAGCCATGGCACGCTACGACAATATCACTTTTGTGTTTATTTCACCACCGGAACTTGCCATGCCTTCACATATCAAAGATTCCCTTAAACCTCATCAAATTATCGAAGTGGATAATCTAGAAGATGTTATTGATCAGCTTGATATCCTTTATATGACCCGTATCCAGCGCGAACGTTTCTTTAATGAAGAAGAGTATCTGCGTTTAAAAAGTTATTTTGTTTTGACCAAAGATAAACTTCTTACATCCAAAAAAGATATGATTATCATGCATCCGCTGCCACGGGTTGATGAGATTCATCCAAGTGTTGACGAAGATCCTCGTGCAGTATACTTTACCCAGGCAGGGTATGGCATGTATATACGTATGGCCCTCATCCTTAAACTTTTGAAAGGAGATCATCATGCTTAA
- a CDS encoding aspartate carbamoyltransferase regulatory subunit: protein MLKVESIKKGIVIDHIRAGLGYQIFTDLKLDQVDYTTALIRNVPSKKLGKKDLIKIDNVVDLDFDMLGLLDPNITVVIIENEEVHEKVKLSLPKKVHGMLQCKNPRCISTVEKIDDITFYLVNDKTREYRCEYCDTPYYTHKS, encoded by the coding sequence ATGCTTAAAGTTGAATCCATAAAAAAAGGAATCGTTATTGACCATATCCGTGCAGGACTCGGCTATCAAATTTTTACGGACCTCAAACTTGATCAGGTCGACTATACTACTGCACTTATACGCAATGTCCCTTCAAAAAAACTGGGCAAAAAAGACCTCATCAAGATTGATAATGTCGTTGACCTTGACTTTGACATGCTTGGACTCCTTGACCCTAATATCACCGTTGTGATTATAGAAAATGAAGAGGTTCATGAAAAAGTCAAACTTTCTTTGCCAAAAAAGGTCCACGGTATGTTACAATGTAAAAATCCACGCTGCATTAGCACCGTCGAAAAAATAGATGATATTACATTTTATCTTGTCAACGATAAGACACGTGAGTACCGTTGCGAATACTGCGACACGCCTTATTACACACATAAGTCTTAG
- a CDS encoding mechanosensitive ion channel gives MDIYIEKLQEMAAEYSPKLLGALIILIIGWIIIGRIRALLPHILDRMKMDATVKPFLISTISIALKILVVVIALNVLSSQAIASLVALIGAAGLAIGLALQGTLTNLAGGVIILILRPFQVGDFITAAGHSGTVEAIHIFNTLLVTPDNKVINIPNGALSNTDVINFSIKETRRVDLTFGVSYDADIDSVKAILSRVIDAHDAVLRDPEPFVRLAEHGDSAVIFVVRVWTNKADYWTVHFDLQESVMKAFNDAGIGIPYPQMDIHLDKE, from the coding sequence ATGGATATCTATATTGAAAAATTACAAGAAATGGCGGCGGAATATTCACCAAAACTTCTCGGCGCTTTAATCATTCTTATTATAGGCTGGATCATTATTGGTCGAATTCGTGCCTTGTTACCACATATCTTGGATCGGATGAAGATGGATGCAACGGTAAAACCTTTTTTAATTTCTACTATATCTATCGCATTAAAGATTTTGGTTGTTGTTATCGCTCTTAATGTACTGTCTAGTCAAGCGATTGCTTCACTAGTTGCCCTTATCGGTGCTGCTGGTTTAGCAATTGGTCTTGCTCTTCAAGGCACGTTAACCAACCTTGCCGGTGGTGTAATTATCCTTATTTTACGTCCGTTTCAAGTTGGAGACTTCATTACTGCTGCTGGACATTCCGGTACAGTAGAAGCTATTCACATCTTCAATACGCTTTTGGTAACACCTGACAATAAAGTCATCAATATTCCTAATGGAGCACTTTCCAATACGGATGTGATTAATTTTAGCATAAAAGAAACACGCCGCGTGGATTTAACCTTTGGCGTGTCCTATGATGCAGATATTGATAGCGTAAAAGCTATATTGTCTCGTGTCATTGACGCTCATGATGCCGTATTAAGAGATCCTGAGCCATTTGTTCGCTTAGCAGAACATGGTGACAGCGCTGTTATCTTCGTCGTTCGAGTATGGACGAACAAAGCAGATTATTGGACCGTACACTTTGACTTACAAGAATCTGTAATGAAGGCATTTAATGATGCCGGCATCGGTATTCCATATCCTCAAATGGATATTCATTTGGACAAAGAATAG
- a CDS encoding ABC transporter ATP-binding protein, which yields MKKVSSGVLKRFIAYYKPHKKLFLLDMFCAFLIAGIDLIFPMLTRKALQDYLPDMAQANSDFRFYLIFVGALILLYVVRTVFQYIVDFYGHILGVRMEYDMRKELFAHLQKLSFKFYDKTRTGHIMSRMINDLNEMTELAHHGPEDLFISIIMLVGSFFALIIIEWRLALSVYIFIPILIVFAIKRRTKMSRSFKAVKEKIAGVNANLESSLSGIRVAQSFTNEDYEIDKFDEGNLTFRGAKDYAYKNMAIFLSGMGFLTNILNVVVLGVGGYFIYIGDMDYADLIAFTLYVNSFLQPVRRLTQFVQQFESGMTGFERFIEILDEEPEIADRPGAIDLEDVTGHIEFKDVSFSYNNHEKILQNIDLTIEAGKTFALVGPSGGGKTTLCHLIPRFYEIDKGALLLDHKDIRDIKMASLRGHIGLVSQDVFLFAGTIRENILYGRITATEDEMIEAAKNAKIHDFIMNLPKGYDTNIGERGIRLSGGQKQRISIARVFLKNPKILILDEATSALDNTTEQMIQEALDKLSKGRTTIVIAHRLSTIQNADQIVVITEDGIVEKGTHSELIDNKKLYAKLYQAQFKGYLPDSI from the coding sequence ATGAAAAAAGTAAGTTCAGGTGTACTAAAAAGATTTATTGCGTATTATAAACCACATAAAAAATTATTTTTGCTAGATATGTTTTGTGCGTTTTTAATTGCGGGCATTGATTTGATATTTCCTATGCTGACACGAAAGGCTTTGCAAGATTATTTGCCGGATATGGCTCAAGCCAACAGTGACTTTAGATTTTATTTGATTTTTGTTGGGGCATTGATCTTGCTGTACGTCGTTCGTACAGTATTTCAGTATATTGTTGATTTTTATGGACATATTCTTGGCGTTCGCATGGAATATGATATGCGAAAAGAATTGTTTGCACATTTACAAAAGCTGTCCTTTAAGTTTTATGATAAAACAAGAACAGGGCACATTATGTCAAGGATGATTAATGACTTGAATGAAATGACAGAGCTTGCACACCATGGACCGGAAGATTTGTTTATATCCATAATTATGCTTGTCGGTTCTTTCTTCGCATTAATTATTATTGAATGGCGATTGGCATTGTCAGTCTATATTTTTATACCGATTCTCATTGTATTTGCCATCAAACGACGAACCAAGATGAGTCGAAGCTTTAAAGCCGTCAAGGAAAAAATAGCCGGAGTTAATGCTAATCTTGAAAGTAGCTTATCAGGCATTCGAGTGGCGCAGTCATTTACGAATGAAGATTACGAAATAGATAAATTTGATGAGGGTAACTTGACATTTAGAGGGGCTAAGGACTATGCCTATAAAAACATGGCTATCTTTTTAAGTGGTATGGGATTTTTGACCAACATCCTTAATGTGGTTGTCCTTGGTGTCGGTGGATATTTTATTTATATTGGTGATATGGATTATGCTGATTTAATTGCATTTACCCTATATGTCAATTCGTTTTTGCAGCCGGTTCGGCGATTGACGCAGTTTGTACAGCAGTTTGAATCGGGGATGACCGGATTTGAGCGTTTTATCGAGATACTTGACGAAGAACCAGAGATTGCCGATCGTCCAGGAGCTATCGACTTGGAAGATGTCACAGGTCATATTGAATTTAAGGATGTAAGTTTTTCTTATAATAATCATGAAAAAATACTTCAAAATATAGACTTGACCATTGAAGCAGGTAAGACATTTGCACTTGTAGGTCCCTCCGGTGGAGGTAAGACGACACTTTGTCATTTGATACCAAGATTTTATGAAATTGATAAAGGAGCGTTATTACTCGACCACAAAGATATAAGAGATATAAAGATGGCAAGCCTTCGAGGACATATCGGATTAGTCTCTCAAGATGTCTTTTTATTTGCAGGAACCATCCGTGAGAATATTTTATATGGGCGGATAACGGCGACCGAGGATGAAATGATTGAAGCGGCAAAAAATGCCAAAATTCATGATTTTATTATGAACTTACCTAAAGGGTATGATACAAATATAGGAGAGCGAGGCATACGACTGTCGGGAGGACAAAAGCAACGTATCAGCATTGCCAGAGTTTTCTTGAAAAATCCTAAAATCCTTATCTTAGATGAAGCAACGTCCGCCTTAGATAATACAACGGAACAGATGATTCAAGAAGCTTTAGACAAATTGTCTAAGGGAAGAACAACCATTGTTATTGCACATAGGTTATCAACGATACAAAATGCAGATCAGATTGTGGTAATAACTGAAGATGGGATTGTCGAAAAAGGCACCCATAGCGAACTAATAGACAATAAAAAACTATATGCTAAATTGTATCAAGCCCAGTTTAAAGGCTATCTACCTGATAGCATATAG
- a CDS encoding LTA synthase family protein — protein MEKIQGKKIKKYMLSILRLLIIAVAMNCLLEVLNGRSFGELAQFASEKTLYFCLNTLIIMLTLSIAGIFKVRYMIEFLVIFIWLAIGIANFIMLNFFRTAPMTAMDLKVVKNAVLLLPNYFSALQIAWLIIGMAGLAVLVYKIMKQLAIHQNSVRQRKRSVITTILVSAFIGSATIIPLQSEEDRGSEEPVDIQQSYANYGFTYCFTDSLLGQGIQEPEDYSKTMVQEAWQKTHQEKKVNIKPNIIMVQLESVFNVERLMKNTEKIQPMPRYMELMDTYSSGMLGVPVLGDGTANTEFEVLTGMKLDFFGLGEYPYNAILKEKPAESLAYNLKNHGYATYAMHNNIGEFYNRHLVYEQLGFDAFLSLEGMEQVEFNALGWAKDAVYLDSIQKRLHSTTARDFIFAVSVQPHGKYPEEDPLGYYMTQLKEEDQFINDLVTMLEQHTEPTILVLYGDHLPPLGLTATQLVDENLYATEYVIWSNYPMPIQDKDLDTYELAAQVLRQANITYNIGPIAATHLQRISQEKRDERLHLFQYDMLYGEGYIFDAINPYVNENYQWIKTSN, from the coding sequence ATGGAAAAAATTCAAGGTAAAAAAATAAAAAAATATATGTTGTCAATACTGCGTTTACTTATTATTGCAGTGGCAATGAACTGTTTATTAGAAGTTCTTAACGGAAGGTCATTTGGTGAACTGGCGCAATTTGCTTCAGAAAAGACACTCTATTTTTGCTTAAATACATTGATAATTATGCTGACATTATCTATTGCAGGGATTTTTAAGGTCCGGTATATGATTGAGTTTTTGGTGATTTTTATTTGGTTGGCCATTGGTATTGCCAACTTTATCATGCTTAATTTTTTTCGTACGGCGCCAATGACAGCCATGGACCTAAAAGTGGTAAAGAATGCAGTGTTATTGTTGCCAAATTATTTTTCGGCCCTTCAAATTGCATGGCTAATTATTGGAATGGCTGGATTAGCTGTGCTGGTGTATAAAATCATGAAGCAGTTGGCGATACATCAAAATTCTGTTCGGCAAAGAAAGCGCAGTGTTATCACGACAATTTTGGTAAGTGCATTTATAGGAAGTGCTACAATTATTCCATTGCAATCTGAAGAAGATAGGGGTAGCGAAGAACCGGTGGACATTCAACAAAGCTATGCCAACTACGGATTTACGTATTGTTTTACGGATAGCTTACTTGGGCAAGGGATTCAAGAACCAGAGGACTATTCTAAAACTATGGTGCAAGAGGCGTGGCAAAAAACGCACCAAGAAAAGAAGGTCAATATAAAACCCAACATTATTATGGTACAGTTAGAATCGGTATTTAATGTGGAGCGTCTAATGAAAAATACGGAAAAAATACAACCAATGCCACGCTACATGGAGCTAATGGATACATATTCTTCTGGTATGCTGGGCGTTCCGGTGCTAGGGGATGGAACCGCGAACACAGAGTTTGAAGTCTTAACAGGGATGAAGCTGGATTTTTTTGGACTGGGAGAATATCCATATAATGCGATTCTAAAAGAAAAACCAGCGGAAAGCTTAGCCTATAATCTGAAAAATCATGGTTATGCAACTTATGCGATGCATAACAATATTGGAGAATTCTATAATCGACATTTAGTCTATGAGCAGTTGGGTTTTGACGCATTTTTATCGCTTGAAGGTATGGAGCAGGTAGAGTTTAATGCACTGGGATGGGCAAAAGACGCGGTATATCTAGACAGTATTCAAAAAAGATTGCACTCGACAACTGCAAGAGACTTTATCTTTGCAGTGTCTGTACAGCCTCACGGAAAATATCCTGAAGAAGACCCGCTAGGTTATTATATGACACAACTAAAAGAAGAGGATCAGTTCATCAATGACTTAGTAACGATGTTAGAACAACATACAGAACCCACTATATTAGTGTTATATGGAGATCACCTGCCACCCCTTGGACTAACAGCAACCCAGTTAGTGGATGAGAATCTCTATGCCACAGAATACGTCATATGGAGTAATTATCCGATGCCAATACAGGATAAGGATCTTGATACTTATGAATTAGCGGCACAAGTACTGCGACAGGCCAATATTACCTATAACATTGGACCTATTGCGGCAACACATCTGCAAAGGATATCGCAAGAAAAACGTGATGAACGTTTACACTTGTTTCAATATGACATGTTGTATGGGGAAGGATATATCTTTGATGCAATTAACCCCTATGTCAACGAAAACTATCAATGGATAAAAACTTCGAATTAA
- a CDS encoding FAD:protein FMN transferase, whose protein sequence is MKKKSSIVVMVMFIVLLVTGCQKGPDMSQSISDSQIVLGTVISIQVFGTKDTSIIQESFDIIKEIEAKMSLNIEDSEVVAINTAAGQAPVKVSEDTFYVIQKSMEYSQLSEGKFDITMEPVISLWGIGTDEANIPEASALEEALAYVDYKKVQLDEAGQTVYLEEGMSIDLGAIAKGYAADLVANYLKEQGITKAIINLGGNVMLVGQKDENTLFKVGLQDPYDVRNKYFGIIEEADNTIVTSGVYERNFEQDGVLYHHILSPEDGYPVRNNIGAVSVVAKTSIDADALSTVFFALGKEKGLELVETLEDVECIFIMDNYEVYTSSGINSDTLTITNSDYSLSK, encoded by the coding sequence ATGAAAAAGAAAAGTAGTATAGTCGTTATGGTCATGTTCATAGTACTTTTGGTTACAGGCTGCCAAAAAGGACCGGATATGAGCCAGTCAATTTCCGATAGTCAAATTGTTCTTGGAACCGTTATTTCTATTCAGGTTTTTGGAACAAAAGATACATCAATCATTCAAGAAAGCTTTGATATCATCAAAGAAATTGAAGCAAAGATGTCCTTAAACATAGAAGATAGTGAAGTGGTTGCTATTAATACGGCAGCAGGACAAGCTCCGGTTAAGGTGAGTGAGGATACCTTTTATGTTATACAAAAATCAATGGAATATAGCCAATTATCTGAAGGTAAGTTTGATATAACTATGGAACCGGTCATTAGCCTGTGGGGCATTGGAACAGATGAAGCCAATATACCCGAGGCATCTGCTTTAGAAGAGGCTTTAGCATATGTAGACTATAAAAAGGTCCAACTTGATGAAGCGGGGCAGACGGTATACTTAGAAGAAGGAATGTCGATTGACTTAGGTGCGATTGCTAAAGGATATGCAGCAGACCTTGTTGCTAATTATTTAAAAGAGCAAGGGATAACAAAAGCAATCATCAATCTCGGTGGCAACGTGATGCTTGTGGGACAAAAGGATGAAAATACATTGTTTAAAGTGGGATTGCAAGATCCATACGATGTGCGAAATAAGTACTTTGGTATTATTGAAGAAGCGGATAATACAATTGTTACCTCAGGCGTCTATGAGAGAAATTTTGAGCAAGATGGAGTGTTGTATCATCATATCTTAAGCCCAGAGGATGGCTATCCTGTACGTAACAATATAGGAGCGGTTTCTGTGGTAGCCAAGACATCGATTGATGCGGATGCATTATCGACCGTGTTTTTTGCATTAGGCAAAGAAAAAGGCCTCGAACTTGTCGAGACCTTAGAGGATGTAGAGTGTATTTTCATTATGGATAATTATGAAGTCTATACATCCAGTGGCATTAATAGCGATACACTAACGATTACAAATTCGGACTATTCTTTGTCCAAATGA
- a CDS encoding ABC-F family ATP-binding cassette domain-containing protein: MLQINALHYNIGERCLFDNLTLTIDRPDKVGLIGVNGSGKTTLLRMIAGQLTPDAGTLNTPKNYQINYLPQDPVFPEDQRIIDYIFDSDLPVIQTLKKYETILEELRIDPENPSLAEKLIHLQESIDRLDGWDLESQIKTVITKLDIPNINTPVNQLSGGQKKRVALAAAILRPSDLLILDEPTNHLDDTTILWLEDYLKNYSKSILLVTHDRYFLDRVTNRIVELDHGQIYSYQGNYSVFVEKKAERLELASTLEQKRKNLYRKELAWMRTGARARSTKQKARIDRFHEIQDQSFAMDTAEVELLTGYSRMGKKTIELEHVSMGFDDTLLFKDFSVLFQANDRVGIIGPNGTGKTTLLNLITGQLKPLEGSISIGPTIKIGYYSQHFPEPNISMTLIEYIRDTAEYVVTQSGERITATVMLERFLFDKSTHYAPIEKLSGGEKRRLFLLKVLMESPNVLILDEPTNDLDIDTLKALEDYLDDFIGIVIVVSHDRYFLDRVCRRLFIMQANSLDINVLTGNYSEILEQHGYATLTGLNTLQNTSEKTAPSNNSNAVSSSSPTVPKAAPNQEDTQPRKLTYNEKREFEGLDEHIHALEKKLDTLEQTIQENQSNYSLLEEAMQEKDATELELLEAMERLEFLSTLRQ; this comes from the coding sequence ATGTTACAGATCAACGCATTGCACTATAATATTGGGGAGCGTTGTCTATTTGATAACTTGACCCTAACTATTGACCGACCTGATAAAGTCGGTCTTATTGGTGTTAACGGTTCCGGGAAGACAACACTACTTCGAATGATTGCAGGTCAACTCACTCCTGATGCCGGAACCCTCAACACTCCCAAAAATTATCAGATTAACTATCTTCCTCAAGATCCTGTGTTTCCAGAAGATCAACGTATTATTGATTATATCTTTGACAGTGACCTTCCCGTAATACAAACCCTCAAAAAATATGAGACCATCTTAGAGGAACTACGTATAGATCCTGAAAACCCTAGCTTAGCCGAAAAACTTATTCATCTCCAAGAATCCATTGACCGTTTAGATGGTTGGGACTTGGAAAGTCAAATTAAAACCGTTATAACAAAGCTTGATATTCCTAATATCAATACGCCTGTCAACCAATTGTCTGGCGGGCAAAAAAAACGTGTAGCTTTAGCTGCCGCTATTTTACGTCCCTCTGACTTACTGATTCTTGACGAACCCACCAACCATCTTGATGATACAACCATCTTATGGCTAGAAGATTATCTCAAGAATTATTCCAAGTCAATCCTTTTGGTAACTCATGATCGTTATTTTCTTGATCGCGTGACCAACCGGATTGTTGAACTTGACCATGGACAAATATATAGTTATCAAGGAAATTATTCTGTTTTTGTCGAAAAAAAAGCTGAACGTCTAGAGTTGGCTAGCACATTAGAACAAAAGCGTAAAAATCTCTATCGCAAAGAACTCGCATGGATGCGCACAGGTGCTAGAGCCCGTTCAACCAAACAAAAAGCCAGAATTGACCGTTTTCATGAAATTCAAGACCAATCCTTTGCAATGGATACTGCTGAGGTTGAACTTCTCACCGGATATAGCCGCATGGGAAAGAAAACAATCGAACTTGAACATGTCAGCATGGGATTTGATGATACACTTTTATTCAAAGACTTCTCTGTGCTTTTTCAAGCCAATGACCGCGTAGGTATCATCGGTCCCAACGGTACCGGTAAGACGACCTTATTAAACCTTATCACCGGTCAGCTAAAACCACTAGAAGGTAGTATCAGCATTGGCCCTACCATAAAGATTGGATATTACAGTCAGCATTTTCCTGAGCCAAATATCTCCATGACATTAATTGAGTATATACGTGATACAGCCGAATATGTTGTTACCCAATCCGGAGAACGCATCACTGCAACAGTCATGCTTGAACGCTTTTTATTTGATAAATCCACACACTATGCTCCCATTGAAAAATTATCCGGTGGAGAAAAACGGCGTCTATTTTTACTCAAAGTGCTTATGGAATCGCCTAATGTATTAATCCTTGATGAACCAACCAATGACCTAGACATTGATACATTAAAAGCGCTTGAAGATTACTTGGATGACTTTATTGGTATTGTTATTGTTGTCTCACATGATCGGTATTTTCTTGACCGCGTATGTAGGCGCCTGTTTATCATGCAAGCAAATTCTTTGGACATCAATGTATTAACCGGAAACTATAGTGAGATTCTTGAACAACATGGATATGCCACCCTCACCGGCTTAAATACACTACAAAACACATCCGAAAAAACAGCACCATCAAATAACTCCAATGCTGTATCTTCTTCTTCACCTACAGTCCCAAAAGCTGCACCTAACCAAGAAGATACACAACCTCGAAAGTTAACCTATAATGAAAAACGTGAGTTTGAAGGGCTAGATGAACACATCCATGCACTAGAAAAAAAGTTGGACACTCTTGAACAAACCATCCAAGAAAATCAATCCAACTACAGCTTGCTTGAAGAAGCAATGCAAGAAAAAGACGCCACAGAGCTTGAATTACTCGAAGCCATGGAGCGTCTAGAATTTCTCTCGACCTTACGCCAATAA